In the genome of Chrysemys picta bellii isolate R12L10 chromosome 19, ASM1138683v2, whole genome shotgun sequence, one region contains:
- the GALNT17 gene encoding polypeptide N-acetylgalactosaminyltransferase 17 isoform X2: protein MEVLPCSRVAHIERKKKPYNNNIGFYTKRNALRVAEVWMDDYKSHVYIAWNLPLENPGIDIGDVSERKALRKSLKCKNFQWYLDHVYPEMRRYNNTIAYGELRNNKAKDVCLDQGPQENHTAILYPCHGWGPQLARYTKEGYLHLGALGTTTLLPDTRCLVDNMKSRLPQLLDCEKVKSSLHKRWNFIQNGAILNKGTGRCLEVENKGMSGIDLILRSCTGQRWTIKNFIK from the exons ATGGAAGTCCTGCCGTGCTCCAGAGTTGCTCACATTGAACGCAAGAAGAAGCCCTACAACAATAACATTGGTTTCTACACCAAGCGGAATGCTTTGCGAGTGGCCGAAGTGTGGATGGACGATTACAAGTCTCACGTTTACATTGCATGGAACTTGCCACTGGAG aatcCAGGCATTGACATTGGGGATGTCTCGGAGAGAAAAGCATTAAGAAAAAGCTTAAAGTGTAAGAATTTCCAGTGGTACCTGGACCATGTTTACCCAGAAATGAGGAGATACAATAATACTATTGCCTATGGGGAG CTTCGTAACAACAAAGCGAAAGATGTATGCCTTGACCAGGGTCCACAGGAGAACCACACAGCAATACTGTATCCATGCCACGGCTGGGGACCTCAG cttGCCCGCTACACCAAGGAGGGATACCTTCACTTGGGGGCCCTTGGGACCACGACTCTGTTGCCTGATACCCGCTGCCTGGTGGATAACATGAAAAGCCGGctccctcagctccttgattGTGAAAAGGTCAAGAGCAGCCTCCATAAACGCTGGAATTTCATACAG AATGGTGCGATCCTGAATAAGGGGACTGGGCGCTGTCTGGAAGTGGAGAACAAAGGAATGTCCGGCATTGATCTAATTCTTCGCAGCTGCACGGGACAAAGATGGACAATTAAAAACTTCATCAAGTAA